A genomic region of Caulobacter sp. NIBR2454 contains the following coding sequences:
- a CDS encoding HAAS signaling domain-containing protein: MTVQNTDEQMIEAWLRRMTWALARMPSPQREEIVEETRVHLFERLGRGLTVDQALEGFGAPDAYARRFIEEMELAGALGSQRVSELLGAIIRRVHKSIVAFIAFIAVVCFICLAGGAAWTMGMELIDPVHTGLWSGQNSFFLGWNDDPSKFRELAGNKIYVVSAFVIAGSYVFGRLVLLWAARTLSRR; this comes from the coding sequence ATGACTGTCCAGAACACCGACGAACAGATGATCGAAGCCTGGCTTCGCCGCATGACCTGGGCCCTGGCGCGCATGCCGTCGCCGCAGCGAGAGGAGATCGTCGAGGAGACCCGCGTCCACCTTTTCGAGCGGCTGGGCCGAGGTCTGACCGTCGATCAGGCGCTTGAGGGTTTTGGCGCGCCGGACGCCTACGCCCGCCGCTTCATCGAGGAGATGGAACTGGCCGGCGCTTTGGGGTCGCAGCGGGTCAGCGAACTGCTGGGGGCGATCATCCGGCGGGTCCACAAGAGCATCGTGGCCTTCATCGCTTTCATCGCCGTGGTTTGCTTCATCTGCCTCGCCGGCGGCGCGGCCTGGACCATGGGCATGGAACTGATCGACCCGGTCCATACCGGTCTGTGGTCCGGTCAGAACAGCTTCTTCCTCGGCTGGAACGACGACCCCAGCAAGTTCAGGGAGCTGGCTGGCAACAAGATTTACGTCGTCTCGGCCTTCGTCATCGCCGGCTCCTATGTCTTCGGCCGGCTGGTGCTGCTGTGGGCGGCCAGGACGCTATCGCGACGCTAG
- a CDS encoding histidine phosphatase family protein encodes MIHMIRHGKPASIWGGTDDDPGLDDVGHQQARAVAKALLALPPGERPTRVISSPLRRCRETAQPFADALGVAVEIDPGVGEIPTPAGLSNEARPAWLRTAFGQRWSEIEGDLDYADWAVGVGAAVAQYEGCAVFSHFVAINAALGCAIDDDRAVVFRPDHTSVTVFQVKDGRLCLLQQGAEAATQVL; translated from the coding sequence ATGATCCACATGATCCGACACGGCAAGCCGGCCTCGATCTGGGGCGGGACGGACGATGATCCGGGGCTTGATGACGTCGGCCATCAGCAGGCGAGGGCGGTGGCGAAGGCTCTGCTGGCCCTGCCGCCCGGTGAGCGTCCGACGCGGGTAATCAGTTCGCCCCTGCGCCGCTGCCGTGAGACCGCCCAGCCCTTCGCCGACGCCTTGGGCGTGGCGGTGGAGATCGATCCTGGCGTCGGTGAGATACCCACGCCGGCCGGCCTGTCGAATGAGGCGCGTCCCGCCTGGCTGCGTACGGCCTTCGGCCAACGCTGGAGCGAGATCGAGGGTGACCTGGACTATGCCGACTGGGCCGTCGGCGTCGGCGCGGCGGTGGCGCAATACGAAGGCTGTGCGGTGTTCAGCCATTTCGTGGCGATAAACGCGGCTCTGGGTTGCGCCATCGACGACGACCGGGCGGTGGTCTTCCGTCCCGACCACACCTCCGTCACCGTGTTCCAGGTCAAAGACGGACGCCTTTGCCTGTTACAGCAGGGAGCGGAGGCCGCCACCCAGGTGTTGTGA
- a CDS encoding acetyl-CoA acetyltransferase produces the protein MSDKGGRVHVMRDDTPVLIGAGQFTYRGVAADSPSPLELLKIAAKSAASDAGLDEAVLAGIDALAVVGFSIDAPGGLSRLPVPRLLNPPISLARAVGASPRIDLYTYTGGNTPQMLVNQFAERISRGEVELGLIAGAEFLGSLMKRLKGGLGFGDDWSDDVTQPPNMVGDPRPGATPHEEAHGLAFPTNTYPLFENALRARDGRSIPDHQKHIGDLFAPFTRVAAANPHAWFPVERSAEELMTVTAANRMVGFPYPKYVNSILEVDQSAAVLIASVSKARELGVPEDRWVFLHGCADAADLWNLLDRQDYHSSPAIRLTGERALDMAGVQLADIDLFDIYSCFPAAVQVAAEELGLAIDDPRGLTVTGGLPYFGGPGNNYAMHGIAEMMQRLRDRPGGYGLCTANGWHLTKQSVGVYSTRPVEGRWEREDPKVIQARIDALPHPPVIERPQGAATIETFTVIHSREGYRMGIVIGRDREGRRFVANTPEDEKTLRGLEAAEAVGRTGTVGPHPDGVRNLFIPD, from the coding sequence ATGTCTGACAAGGGCGGAAGGGTGCATGTGATGCGGGATGACACGCCGGTTCTCATCGGCGCGGGCCAATTCACCTATCGCGGCGTGGCGGCCGATTCACCGTCTCCGCTCGAACTGCTGAAGATTGCGGCGAAATCCGCCGCCTCCGACGCCGGCCTTGATGAGGCTGTTCTTGCCGGGATCGACGCTTTGGCGGTCGTGGGTTTCTCGATCGACGCTCCAGGCGGGCTGTCCCGACTGCCGGTCCCGCGCCTTCTCAATCCGCCGATCAGTCTGGCTCGCGCCGTCGGCGCATCGCCCAGGATCGATCTGTACACATATACCGGCGGCAACACCCCCCAGATGCTGGTCAACCAGTTCGCCGAGCGCATCAGCCGCGGCGAGGTGGAGCTAGGCCTGATCGCCGGCGCGGAATTTCTCGGCTCGCTGATGAAGCGGCTGAAGGGTGGTCTGGGCTTCGGCGACGACTGGAGCGACGACGTAACTCAGCCGCCGAACATGGTCGGCGACCCCCGGCCGGGCGCCACGCCGCACGAGGAAGCCCACGGGCTGGCGTTTCCCACCAATACCTATCCGCTGTTCGAGAACGCCCTTAGAGCGCGGGACGGACGGTCGATCCCTGACCACCAGAAGCATATCGGCGACCTGTTCGCCCCCTTCACCCGTGTCGCCGCCGCCAATCCGCACGCCTGGTTTCCGGTTGAGCGTTCGGCGGAGGAGCTGATGACTGTGACGGCGGCCAACCGGATGGTCGGCTTTCCGTACCCCAAATACGTCAACTCGATCCTGGAGGTGGATCAGTCCGCCGCTGTCCTGATCGCAAGCGTGAGCAAGGCGCGTGAACTGGGCGTGCCCGAGGATCGCTGGGTGTTCCTGCACGGCTGCGCCGACGCCGCCGATCTTTGGAACCTGCTGGACCGGCAGGACTACCACTCCAGTCCGGCGATCCGCCTGACGGGCGAGCGTGCGCTGGACATGGCGGGTGTCCAGTTGGCTGACATCGATCTGTTCGACATCTATTCCTGCTTCCCGGCGGCGGTGCAGGTGGCGGCCGAAGAACTGGGCCTGGCTATCGACGACCCGCGCGGCCTGACCGTCACCGGCGGGCTTCCGTACTTCGGCGGGCCTGGGAACAACTACGCCATGCACGGGATCGCCGAGATGATGCAGCGACTGCGCGACCGGCCGGGCGGCTACGGTCTCTGCACCGCCAATGGCTGGCACCTGACCAAGCAGTCCGTGGGCGTCTATTCGACCCGTCCCGTCGAAGGGCGTTGGGAGCGGGAGGATCCGAAGGTGATCCAGGCCAGGATCGACGCCCTGCCGCATCCGCCTGTCATCGAACGGCCGCAGGGCGCGGCCACGATCGAGACCTTTACAGTCATCCATTCGCGGGAAGGCTATCGCATGGGCATCGTCATCGGTCGGGACCGGGAGGGGCGCCGCTTCGTCGCCAACACCCCCGAGGACGAGAAGACCCTGCGCGGGCTGGAGGCGGCGGAAGCCGTCGGCAGGACCGGAACCGTCGGCCCGCATCCGGACGGTGTGCGCAACCTCTTCATTCCGGACTGA
- a CDS encoding NAD(P)H-hydrate dehydratase, whose amino-acid sequence MTKTLRNDPDLWSPHFPWPAADTHKHARGRLVVISGDAWSTGAARLAARAGLRVGAGLVTVLSPTEALASHAPHLEAVMLRGFDEPGQLAQLADKADAAVIGPAAGVGEQTTLNLFALTATGVALVIDADALTSFQDDPDNLFSVLDRDDVLTPHPGEFERLFPGLLAKEGREGAARLAAERAGAVVILKGPRTVVAAPDGRIAVNANGSPWLATAGTGDVLAGFAAGLIAQGMASFEAACAAVWLHAQCAGNFGPGLISEDLPDLLPTVLNMLFVAKSGPRPG is encoded by the coding sequence ATGACCAAGACGCTTCGAAACGACCCCGACCTTTGGTCGCCGCATTTTCCTTGGCCGGCGGCCGATACGCATAAGCATGCGCGGGGACGCCTGGTGGTGATCAGCGGCGACGCCTGGAGTACGGGAGCCGCGCGGCTGGCCGCGCGCGCAGGCCTGCGCGTTGGTGCGGGACTGGTTACGGTTCTGTCGCCCACCGAGGCGCTGGCGTCCCACGCCCCGCACCTGGAAGCGGTGATGCTGCGCGGCTTCGACGAGCCGGGTCAGTTGGCCCAGCTGGCGGACAAAGCTGATGCGGCTGTCATCGGCCCAGCCGCGGGGGTGGGCGAACAAACGACCCTCAATCTTTTCGCGCTCACGGCCACCGGCGTGGCCCTGGTCATAGACGCCGACGCCCTGACCAGCTTCCAGGACGATCCCGACAACCTGTTCTCGGTTCTCGATCGCGACGACGTGTTGACCCCGCACCCCGGCGAGTTCGAGCGCTTGTTTCCAGGCCTGCTGGCCAAGGAAGGGCGGGAAGGGGCGGCGCGCCTAGCCGCCGAGCGCGCCGGCGCCGTGGTCATCCTGAAGGGGCCTCGGACGGTTGTCGCCGCGCCCGATGGCCGTATCGCGGTCAACGCCAATGGTTCGCCCTGGCTGGCCACGGCGGGCACGGGCGATGTCCTGGCGGGTTTCGCCGCCGGGCTGATCGCCCAGGGTATGGCGAGTTTCGAGGCCGCCTGCGCGGCGGTCTGGCTGCATGCTCAATGTGCAGGCAATTTCGGACCGGGTCTGATTTCGGAAGACCTTCCAGACCTTCTTCCTACGGTCCTGAACATGCTGTTCGTCGCAAAATCGGGACCGCGACCAGGATAG
- a CDS encoding P-II family nitrogen regulator has product MKKIEAVIKPFKLDEVKEALQEMGVQGMTVLEAKGYGRQKGHTELYRGAEYVVDFLPKMKIEVVVEDAQASAAIEAIIAAARTGRIGDGKIFVSDIVDVIRIRTGENGAAAV; this is encoded by the coding sequence ATGAAGAAGATTGAAGCCGTCATCAAACCCTTCAAGCTCGACGAGGTGAAGGAAGCCCTTCAGGAGATGGGCGTCCAAGGGATGACGGTGCTGGAAGCCAAGGGCTACGGCCGTCAGAAGGGCCATACCGAGCTCTATCGCGGCGCCGAGTATGTGGTCGACTTCCTGCCCAAGATGAAGATCGAGGTGGTGGTCGAAGACGCCCAGGCGTCGGCGGCCATCGAGGCGATCATCGCCGCCGCACGCACCGGGCGCATCGGCGACGGCAAGATTTTCGTGTCGGACATCGTGGACGTGATCCGCATCCGCACTGGAGAAAACGGCGCCGCCGCCGTCTGA
- the glnA gene encoding type I glutamate--ammonia ligase produces MSTAEKILAEIKEKEVKYVDVRFTDVRGKMQHVTFDIDLVDDDFLNDGTMFDGSSIAGWKAINESDMKLRPDLSSAYIDPFYQQTTLCLFCDVLNPDTNEPYNRDPRSIAKKALSYVKSSGVGDTVYFGPEAEFFIFDDVKWDTSPHNTGYSYDSVELPTNTGKAYPEGNMGHRPGPKGGYFPVNPVDSGQDLRGEMLAVMGELGMKPEKHHHEVAPAQHELGLKFDTMVTMADRLQLYKYVIHNVAHAYGKTATFMAKPMFGDNGSGMHVHQSIWGDGKPLFAGDKYAGLSDMCLWYIGGIIKHAKAINAFSNSTTNSYKRLVPGYEAPVKLAYSSRNRSASIRIPHVDSPKAKRLEARFPDPMGNPYLTFVALLMAGLDGIENKIDPGAPADKNLYDLPPREQKKIPEVCGSLKEALDALDKDRAFLKKGGVMDDDFIDSYIELKMEEVMRLALHPHPVEFDMYYKC; encoded by the coding sequence ATGAGCACCGCCGAAAAGATCCTTGCCGAAATCAAGGAAAAGGAAGTCAAGTACGTCGACGTCCGCTTCACCGACGTGCGCGGCAAGATGCAGCACGTCACCTTCGACATCGACCTGGTCGACGATGACTTCCTCAACGACGGCACGATGTTCGACGGTTCGTCCATCGCCGGCTGGAAGGCGATCAACGAGTCCGACATGAAGCTGCGCCCGGACCTGAGCAGCGCCTATATCGACCCGTTCTATCAGCAGACGACGCTGTGCCTGTTCTGCGACGTGCTGAACCCCGACACCAACGAGCCTTACAACCGCGACCCGCGCTCCATCGCCAAGAAGGCGCTGAGCTACGTGAAGTCCTCGGGCGTGGGCGACACCGTCTATTTTGGCCCGGAAGCCGAGTTCTTCATCTTCGACGACGTGAAGTGGGACACCTCCCCCCACAACACCGGCTACTCCTATGACTCGGTCGAACTGCCGACCAACACGGGCAAGGCCTATCCGGAAGGCAACATGGGCCATCGCCCGGGTCCGAAGGGCGGCTACTTCCCGGTCAATCCGGTCGACAGCGGCCAGGACCTGCGCGGCGAAATGCTGGCCGTCATGGGCGAGCTCGGCATGAAGCCGGAAAAGCACCACCACGAAGTGGCGCCCGCCCAGCACGAGCTCGGCCTGAAGTTCGACACCATGGTCACCATGGCCGACCGCCTGCAGCTCTATAAGTACGTGATCCACAACGTGGCCCACGCCTATGGCAAGACCGCCACCTTCATGGCCAAGCCGATGTTCGGCGACAACGGCTCGGGCATGCACGTCCACCAGTCGATCTGGGGCGACGGCAAGCCGCTGTTCGCCGGCGACAAATACGCCGGCCTGTCGGACATGTGCCTGTGGTACATCGGCGGCATCATCAAGCACGCCAAGGCGATCAACGCGTTCTCGAACTCCACGACGAACTCGTACAAGCGCCTGGTGCCCGGCTACGAAGCGCCGGTGAAGCTGGCCTATTCGTCGCGCAACCGCTCGGCCTCGATCCGCATCCCGCACGTGGACAGCCCCAAGGCCAAGCGTCTGGAAGCCCGCTTCCCCGACCCGATGGGCAACCCGTACCTGACCTTCGTGGCCCTTCTGATGGCCGGCCTCGATGGCATCGAGAACAAGATCGATCCGGGCGCGCCCGCCGACAAGAACCTGTACGACCTGCCGCCCCGCGAGCAGAAGAAGATCCCGGAAGTCTGCGGCTCGCTCAAGGAAGCCCTGGACGCCTTGGATAAGGATCGCGCCTTCCTCAAGAAGGGCGGCGTCATGGATGACGACTTCATCGACAGCTACATCGAGCTGAAGATGGAAGAGGTGATGCGTCTGGCGCTGCACCCGCACCCGGTCGAATTCGACATGTACTACAAGTGCTAA
- a CDS encoding PadR family transcriptional regulator, which translates to MTCEQKSEAAETRRAQLLKGLAELALLSVLKGRAHYGLEILDRLRAEAGLNLAEGTIYPLLHRLERAGFTKAEWRIEDAGARPRKYYALTDQGRAELTEQQAEWTRISVSLGAFLQRGGE; encoded by the coding sequence ATGACGTGCGAACAAAAGTCAGAAGCGGCCGAAACCCGGCGCGCCCAACTGCTCAAGGGGCTGGCCGAACTGGCCTTGCTCAGCGTGCTGAAGGGGCGGGCCCACTACGGGCTCGAAATCCTGGACCGGCTTCGCGCCGAGGCGGGATTGAACCTGGCGGAGGGGACGATCTACCCGCTGCTGCATCGCCTGGAACGCGCTGGCTTCACCAAGGCCGAATGGCGCATCGAGGACGCCGGGGCGCGACCTCGAAAATACTACGCCCTGACGGATCAGGGGCGGGCTGAACTCACCGAGCAACAGGCCGAGTGGACGCGCATCAGCGTCAGCCTTGGCGCATTTCTGCAAAGGGGCGGGGAATGA